In Alteribacter lacisalsi, a genomic segment contains:
- a CDS encoding ABC transporter ATP-binding protein, whose protein sequence is MKKPVLEINELQTHFFTDRGEVPAVDNVSFAIHSGEVLGVVGESGCGKSVTSLSVMGLIPKPPGKIVGGEILFRHGKDGAEKTENLVKVSKKRMRQIRGDQIAMIFQEPMTSLDPLYKIGHQIIEGVRNHRAVSKKEGRKIAVDMLELVGIPRAKEIIDEYPHQLSGGMRQRVMIAIAMACDPEVLIADEPTTALDVTIQAQILELMKKLNRENGTAIMMITHDLGVVAEMCDRVVVMYAGKVVEQGDVRTILKTPKHPYTQGLIRSLPKMDQRDQRLYSIPGNVPKPGSIKNGCRFAARCEKVFDRCYRENPELIELKDGHTCRCFLYEKKEAEVSHV, encoded by the coding sequence ATGAAGAAGCCAGTTCTCGAAATCAATGAATTGCAAACTCATTTTTTTACCGACCGCGGTGAAGTTCCCGCAGTTGATAACGTCAGTTTTGCCATCCACAGCGGGGAAGTTCTCGGTGTTGTCGGCGAATCAGGCTGCGGGAAAAGTGTCACGTCACTCTCCGTGATGGGCCTGATTCCAAAGCCCCCCGGGAAGATTGTCGGAGGGGAGATTCTGTTCAGGCATGGGAAGGATGGCGCAGAAAAAACCGAGAATCTTGTAAAAGTAAGCAAGAAGCGGATGAGACAGATTCGCGGGGATCAGATCGCCATGATCTTTCAGGAGCCGATGACGTCCCTCGATCCATTGTATAAAATCGGTCATCAGATTATCGAAGGTGTGCGCAATCACCGGGCAGTATCGAAAAAAGAAGGCCGGAAGATCGCTGTGGACATGCTTGAGCTTGTCGGCATACCAAGAGCGAAGGAAATTATTGATGAATATCCGCACCAGCTTTCCGGAGGGATGCGCCAGCGGGTGATGATTGCCATTGCCATGGCGTGTGATCCTGAGGTTCTGATTGCCGATGAGCCGACTACAGCACTCGATGTCACGATTCAGGCCCAGATTCTTGAACTGATGAAAAAGCTGAACCGTGAGAATGGGACGGCGATCATGATGATCACGCATGATCTCGGTGTGGTTGCGGAGATGTGCGACCGGGTCGTTGTCATGTATGCGGGAAAAGTGGTCGAGCAGGGGGATGTCAGAACTATTCTGAAGACGCCGAAGCATCCATATACACAGGGTCTGATCCGCTCCCTTCCGAAAATGGATCAGCGGGATCAAAGGCTCTATTCAATTCCGGGCAATGTTCCAAAACCAGGATCGATTAAAAACGGATGCCGGTTTGCGGCAAGGTGTGAGAAAGTGTTTGACCGCTGCTACCGTGAAAATCCGGAGCTGATTGAGCTGAAGGACGGCCATACGTGCCGCTGCTTCCTCTATGAAAAGAAAGAGGCGGAGGTCAGCCATGTCTAA
- a CDS encoding ABC transporter ATP-binding protein: MSKPLLEVKGLKKYFDVTGGIFSRKVGEVKAVDDVSFSVYEKEVLGIVGESGCGKSTTGKALLRLTEPTEGEVLFDGKDITGMSQEEMRKMRRDMQIIFQDPYASLNPRHKVEKILGEPLIVHGIGSKKERLEKVKQILETVGLPGEHAQRYPHQFSGGQRQRIGIARALIVNPKLIVCDEPVSALDVSIQSQILNLMEDLQEEFGLTYVFIAHDLSVVRHISDRVGVMYLGRMVELADNEELYENPLHPYTRSLMSAVPNPDPDAKKERIILQGDVPSPSNPPSGCAFHTRCPEAMDICRQVRPEFREKTVNHFVACHLYEDSVKN, from the coding sequence ATGTCTAAACCATTACTAGAAGTCAAAGGATTAAAAAAATATTTTGATGTTACAGGCGGTATTTTTTCCCGCAAGGTGGGAGAAGTCAAAGCGGTGGACGATGTATCTTTTTCTGTTTACGAAAAAGAGGTTCTCGGTATTGTAGGGGAATCGGGCTGCGGAAAATCAACGACAGGTAAAGCACTCCTGCGGCTCACGGAGCCGACTGAAGGAGAAGTGCTATTTGACGGTAAGGATATTACGGGTATGTCGCAGGAGGAAATGAGAAAGATGCGCAGGGACATGCAGATCATCTTTCAGGATCCCTACGCCTCGCTGAATCCCCGTCATAAAGTTGAAAAAATTCTCGGGGAACCGCTCATTGTCCATGGGATCGGTTCCAAAAAGGAAAGGCTTGAAAAGGTGAAGCAGATCCTTGAGACAGTCGGACTTCCGGGAGAACACGCCCAGCGGTATCCCCACCAGTTCAGCGGAGGACAGCGGCAGCGGATCGGGATCGCCCGTGCGCTCATCGTTAATCCGAAACTGATTGTATGTGATGAGCCTGTTTCCGCTCTTGATGTGTCCATTCAGTCCCAGATTCTGAATCTGATGGAGGACCTTCAGGAGGAATTTGGACTTACCTACGTTTTTATTGCCCACGACCTGAGTGTGGTCAGACACATCAGTGACAGAGTGGGCGTCATGTATCTCGGCAGGATGGTGGAGCTTGCGGACAACGAAGAACTTTACGAAAATCCGCTTCATCCTTACACTCGTTCCCTGATGTCAGCCGTTCCAAATCCGGATCCGGATGCAAAAAAAGAACGCATCATTTTACAGGGAGATGTACCCAGTCCGTCAAATCCGCCTTCAGGTTGTGCGTTTCATACGCGCTGTCCGGAGGCGATGGATATATGCAGGCAGGTTCGTCCCGAGTTCAGGGAAAAAACGGTTAACCATTTTGTGGCCTGTCACCTTTACGAAGATTCTGTAAAGAACTGA
- a CDS encoding ABC transporter substrate-binding protein, producing MRKKSLWMWPLSVALVASLAACGGDDETGGDEDTGDNGEETEENGDEGSENGSEDGNLAADQTLIFARGGDSVSLDYASVTDGESSRVTKQIYESLLEFDADSFEIGPGLAHDWDVADDGLTYTFYLEEGVTFHDGTDFNADAVKLNFERWADPEHEFAFADEGYNYSVYGTQFGGFAGDDGHVIDEINVINDHEVEFVLNEQLGSFIQNMGMSYFAITSPAAFEEYGSAINENPVGTGPFKFVSWSRDDQIVLEKNEDYWQEGYPKLDSVIFQVIPDNSARLTALRSGEIDIMDGLNPDDVDAIEGEDGMTVFERATNNIGYLGFNMEKEPFDDVLVRQALNHAVDKEALIETLFAGLAEPAKNIIPPDYLGYNDNVDEYEYDPERAMELLEEAGYADGLEFDLWTMPVARPYMPDPQRAAEVLQENFNEVGVTANIHTEEWATYLERTEQGEQDLFMLGWSGTNGDPDYFYGNLLHGSAIPGGNRTFYRSDEADDLFNRGKVSIDDDERDEIYQEAAQVVHEDAPMIPLVHSIPVLAGSERVQNYVPHPSTSESLHEVELTE from the coding sequence ATGCGCAAGAAGAGTTTGTGGATGTGGCCACTGTCTGTCGCCCTGGTTGCGTCTCTTGCTGCGTGCGGCGGAGATGATGAGACCGGCGGGGACGAGGATACTGGAGACAACGGGGAAGAAACAGAAGAAAACGGGGATGAAGGCAGTGAGAATGGCAGTGAAGATGGTAACCTTGCTGCTGATCAGACACTGATTTTCGCCCGTGGGGGAGATTCGGTAAGTCTTGACTATGCGAGTGTAACAGACGGGGAGTCCTCCCGTGTAACGAAACAGATTTACGAGTCTCTTCTCGAGTTTGATGCTGACTCATTTGAAATCGGTCCCGGCCTGGCTCATGACTGGGATGTTGCCGACGATGGTCTCACGTACACGTTTTACTTAGAAGAAGGCGTGACGTTCCACGATGGAACAGATTTTAATGCTGATGCTGTCAAATTGAACTTTGAGCGCTGGGCAGACCCGGAGCACGAGTTTGCTTTCGCTGATGAGGGTTACAACTACAGTGTTTACGGCACTCAGTTCGGCGGTTTCGCCGGGGATGACGGTCATGTGATTGATGAAATCAACGTCATTAATGATCATGAGGTTGAATTTGTACTCAACGAGCAGCTCGGTTCCTTTATCCAGAATATGGGTATGAGCTACTTTGCCATCACTTCTCCTGCTGCATTTGAGGAATACGGCAGTGCAATCAACGAAAATCCTGTAGGAACAGGTCCATTTAAGTTTGTCAGCTGGTCCCGTGATGACCAGATTGTACTTGAAAAGAACGAAGACTACTGGCAGGAAGGGTATCCGAAACTGGACTCTGTTATCTTCCAGGTAATCCCGGATAACTCAGCACGTCTTACTGCCCTTCGTTCAGGTGAAATCGACATCATGGACGGGCTTAACCCGGATGATGTGGATGCGATCGAGGGAGAAGACGGCATGACTGTGTTTGAACGTGCGACAAACAACATCGGATACCTTGGCTTTAACATGGAAAAAGAGCCGTTTGACGATGTGCTTGTCCGTCAGGCGCTTAACCATGCAGTAGACAAAGAAGCTCTGATTGAGACGCTGTTTGCCGGTCTTGCAGAGCCTGCGAAAAATATTATCCCGCCGGACTACCTCGGCTATAACGATAATGTTGACGAGTACGAGTACGATCCTGAACGTGCGATGGAACTTCTTGAAGAAGCCGGCTATGCGGATGGTCTTGAGTTTGACCTGTGGACGATGCCTGTAGCCCGTCCTTATATGCCGGACCCGCAGCGTGCAGCTGAAGTCCTTCAGGAAAATTTCAATGAAGTCGGTGTAACAGCCAACATTCATACAGAAGAGTGGGCAACGTATCTTGAGCGTACCGAGCAGGGTGAACAGGATCTGTTCATGCTTGGCTGGTCCGGTACAAACGGTGACCCTGACTACTTCTACGGCAACCTGCTTCACGGAAGTGCCATTCCTGGAGGAAACCGTACGTTCTACCGCAGTGATGAGGCGGATGATCTATTCAACCGCGGTAAAGTAAGCATCGACGATGACGAGCGCGATGAGATTTATCAGGAAGCCGCTCAGGTTGTCCATGAAGATGCTCCTATGATTCCACTTGTTCATTCTATTCCGGTTCTTGCCGGAAGCGAGCGTGTACAAAACTATGTACCGCATCCATCAACAAGTGAATCTCTCCATGAAGTGGAGCTTACTGAATAA
- a CDS encoding ABC transporter permease, with the protein MLAYTIRRLLMLIPVLIGMSLITFSIIHLIPGNPAQVILGEQASPQAIESLEEQLGLNEPYFVQYGNYVAGIVQGDLGQSLRTRGEISTEILPYLAATIELTIFALIFAVVVGVNAGIISAWKQNSLFDYTAMIIALVGVSMPIFWLGLMQQWVFAQELGWLPAFGRANPRDPVETTTYFYLVDTLINGRFDQWWTSVKHLILPGIALGTIPMAIIARMTRSSMLEVMRQDYMRTVEAKGSRTFTIIYRHGFKNAVIPVLTVVGLQTGTLLGGALLTETIFSWPGIGRYVYEAIGNRDYPVIQSGILVIATMFVLINLVVDLLYSYIDPRIKY; encoded by the coding sequence ATGCTTGCTTATACGATACGAAGACTGCTCATGCTGATCCCTGTCCTCATCGGGATGTCGTTAATTACATTTTCGATTATCCACCTCATTCCGGGTAATCCGGCTCAGGTGATTCTTGGCGAACAGGCAAGTCCCCAGGCCATTGAAAGTCTGGAAGAACAGCTCGGGCTCAATGAACCTTATTTTGTCCAGTACGGAAACTACGTAGCGGGAATTGTCCAGGGAGATCTCGGTCAGTCACTTCGGACACGAGGAGAAATTTCCACGGAAATTCTGCCTTATCTGGCCGCGACGATCGAGCTCACCATCTTTGCTTTGATCTTTGCTGTAGTAGTCGGAGTCAACGCCGGTATTATCAGTGCCTGGAAACAGAATTCCCTGTTTGATTACACCGCGATGATCATTGCCCTTGTAGGTGTCTCCATGCCGATTTTCTGGCTCGGTTTAATGCAGCAATGGGTGTTTGCACAGGAGCTCGGATGGCTGCCTGCGTTCGGACGGGCCAACCCCCGTGACCCTGTGGAAACAACGACGTACTTCTATTTAGTTGATACGCTCATTAACGGCCGATTTGACCAGTGGTGGACAAGCGTCAAGCATCTCATTCTGCCTGGTATTGCCCTTGGGACCATTCCAATGGCGATCATTGCCCGGATGACCCGTTCGAGTATGCTTGAAGTCATGAGGCAGGACTATATGCGGACAGTGGAGGCGAAGGGATCCAGAACGTTTACGATTATCTATCGTCATGGATTTAAAAACGCCGTTATTCCGGTTCTAACTGTGGTCGGTCTGCAGACAGGCACCCTTCTCGGCGGAGCCCTTCTGACTGAAACCATTTTCAGCTGGCCGGGAATCGGACGGTATGTATACGAAGCAATCGGAAACCGCGATTATCCGGTCATTCAGTCCGGAATTCTTGTCATTGCGACCATGTTCGTCCTGATCAATCTGGTTGTCGATCTCCTCTACAGCTATATTGACCCACGGATCAAATACTAG
- a CDS encoding ABC transporter permease, whose protein sequence is METVKKETKLPMPGPEKPQEARVESISPWREAYWQLRKNKLAIVGLVIILFFILLAVLAPVLTTHTVSGMNSGDRLQGPSSNYWFGTDYAGRDIFTRIVFGAQISLIIGFVAVTGAMVFGSLLGIMAGYYGKWVDMLISRVFDIMLAFPSILLAIAIVAMLGPSLQNAMIAIAIINVPIFGRLVRSKVISIRQEEYILAAKAQGMKSNRILFHHVLPNSTAPIIVQATLGFGVAILEAAALGFLGLGAQAPTPEWGRMLSDSRQYIQSAPWTVLFPGFSIMLVVLGFNMIGDGLRDALDPKMKS, encoded by the coding sequence ATGGAAACTGTAAAAAAAGAGACAAAACTGCCGATGCCGGGTCCTGAAAAGCCTCAGGAAGCCCGGGTTGAATCGATATCACCGTGGAGAGAAGCCTACTGGCAGCTCCGGAAAAACAAGCTGGCGATCGTCGGACTGGTCATTATTCTGTTCTTTATTCTTCTGGCGGTTCTGGCCCCGGTACTGACTACGCACACCGTGAGCGGCATGAACTCCGGTGACCGCCTTCAGGGGCCGTCTTCCAACTACTGGTTTGGTACGGATTACGCAGGCAGAGATATTTTCACACGGATCGTGTTTGGGGCCCAGATTTCCCTAATTATCGGGTTTGTAGCTGTAACCGGAGCCATGGTGTTTGGCTCGCTTCTTGGTATTATGGCCGGCTACTATGGGAAATGGGTTGATATGCTCATCTCCCGTGTGTTTGATATTATGCTTGCTTTCCCAAGTATTCTTCTCGCCATCGCGATTGTGGCGATGCTTGGTCCTTCTCTGCAGAACGCAATGATCGCGATTGCCATTATTAACGTGCCGATCTTCGGACGTCTCGTCAGATCAAAGGTCATCTCAATCAGGCAGGAGGAATACATTCTTGCTGCCAAGGCACAGGGGATGAAAAGCAACAGAATCCTGTTTCATCACGTGCTGCCAAACAGTACCGCCCCAATTATCGTACAGGCCACACTCGGATTTGGTGTGGCGATCCTTGAAGCTGCAGCTCTCGGCTTTCTGGGTCTCGGAGCGCAGGCGCCTACACCGGAATGGGGAAGGATGCTCTCGGATTCCAGGCAGTACATTCAGAGCGCACCGTGGACTGTTTTGTTTCCGGGATTTTCGATCATGCTGGTGGTGCTCGGATTTAATATGATCGGTGATGGACTCCGCGATGCCCTCGATCCAAAAATGAAAAGTTAG
- the cydD gene encoding thiol reductant ABC exporter subunit CydD, translating to MMKELKRLAFAQKTHMRLLYILAFLYGAAIIAQAWLIVTVVDGVFLQNETISWALPLLLILLAVFTVRTMIAHFTNRTGLKMAGHVKKQYREMLVKKFTGNSLQASGQGQSGEKVSVLLDGVDEIDSFYSHYIPQLVITYIVPLMILVTIFIVNPYSGLILIITAPFIPFCMILIGKMTQKKQDEQVEKLTAFSGRFLDSLQGLATLKLFGRAKKQEQVIEDASLNFRDSTMNVLKVAFLSALMLEFIAMLSVALIAVEVGLRLVIYQSITFFTAFLVLILAPEFFNLLKNLGTAFHSGRGSVASAGRIREELDRETKHVSWGKDVLNTSGKPPELVMRNLSFSYGEDRFALSGISATIAPGDRIAAAGASGSGKTTLVHILAGLLDPDEGDILISGHERSTITEQSWFDEVGYLSQHPYLFSGTIAENIMLGAGPDVTREEVLRAGGKAGLDPVAEALDNGYDTFVGEGGRGLSGGEKQRVALARVFLKKPSLLLFDEPTVGLDLETEQILQRSLNELGDGATVITVAHRLHTIKHADLILFMNNGKIADRGTHEDLLKSSADYRQMVYAHQGGESR from the coding sequence ATGATGAAAGAGTTAAAACGGCTCGCATTTGCACAGAAAACGCACATGCGGCTTTTATATATCCTTGCTTTTCTTTATGGTGCTGCCATCATCGCCCAGGCGTGGCTGATCGTAACTGTTGTTGATGGCGTATTTCTTCAAAATGAAACAATTTCGTGGGCTTTGCCGCTGCTTTTAATTCTGCTGGCTGTCTTTACGGTAAGAACTATGATTGCCCACTTCACAAACCGGACGGGCCTGAAAATGGCGGGCCATGTGAAGAAACAGTACCGGGAAATGCTCGTAAAAAAATTCACCGGTAACTCCCTGCAGGCTTCGGGGCAGGGGCAGTCAGGAGAAAAGGTGAGTGTCCTGCTGGACGGTGTCGATGAAATTGACAGTTTCTACAGTCACTATATCCCCCAGCTTGTGATTACGTATATTGTGCCCCTGATGATTCTTGTTACGATTTTTATCGTAAACCCGTACTCGGGGCTGATTCTGATCATTACAGCACCGTTCATCCCGTTCTGCATGATACTTATTGGAAAGATGACACAGAAAAAGCAGGATGAACAGGTGGAGAAACTGACTGCGTTTTCCGGCCGGTTTCTTGACAGTCTGCAGGGTCTTGCCACATTGAAACTTTTCGGGCGTGCAAAAAAGCAGGAGCAGGTGATCGAAGACGCGAGTCTCAACTTCCGGGACTCAACGATGAATGTTTTGAAAGTCGCTTTTTTATCCGCTCTGATGCTTGAATTTATTGCGATGCTCAGTGTGGCATTAATTGCGGTTGAAGTCGGTCTGAGACTCGTCATTTACCAGAGCATCACATTTTTCACAGCTTTTCTGGTTCTGATTCTTGCCCCTGAGTTTTTTAATCTGCTGAAAAATTTAGGGACTGCTTTTCACTCGGGTAGAGGCAGTGTGGCATCCGCGGGCCGAATTCGGGAAGAGCTGGACCGTGAGACCAAGCATGTTTCATGGGGAAAGGATGTGCTGAATACATCTGGTAAACCGCCGGAACTGGTCATGAGAAACCTCTCCTTTTCCTATGGTGAAGACAGGTTCGCTTTATCCGGGATCAGTGCAACGATCGCACCGGGAGACCGTATTGCAGCAGCAGGAGCAAGCGGATCGGGTAAAACAACCCTCGTCCACATTCTTGCGGGGCTGCTGGATCCTGATGAAGGGGACATTCTCATCAGCGGACACGAGCGCAGTACAATCACAGAACAGTCCTGGTTTGATGAAGTCGGGTATTTGTCCCAGCACCCTTACCTGTTTTCAGGCACGATTGCAGAAAACATTATGCTTGGTGCCGGGCCGGACGTCACCCGTGAAGAAGTCCTTCGTGCAGGCGGAAAGGCCGGGCTCGATCCGGTGGCAGAAGCGCTCGATAACGGTTATGACACTTTCGTTGGAGAAGGTGGACGCGGTCTTTCCGGAGGGGAAAAGCAGCGGGTTGCCTTAGCCAGGGTGTTCCTGAAAAAACCGTCCCTGCTTCTGTTTGATGAGCCTACAGTCGGGCTGGATCTTGAAACCGAACAGATTCTTCAGCGCTCCCTGAACGAACTGGGTGACGGAGCGACTGTCATCACTGTCGCGCACAGACTGCATACGATTAAACATGCAGATCTGATTCTGTTTATGAATAACGGAAAAATTGCGGACCGGGGGACACATGAGGATCTTCTTAAGTCATCGGCGGACTACAGACAGATGGTCTACGCGCATCAGGGAGGTGAGAGCCGATGA
- the cydC gene encoding thiol reductant ABC exporter subunit CydC: MKDVAIVVKLIGTERKGILLSLLFGFLAGVAAVALFAASGFLVSKAALVPPLYTLTLTIAFLKFISIGRAGSRYAERYYSHQATFNMLSRLRVHFFRKLEPLAPGIFQRYRSGDLLSRIVGDVEHLQFFFLRVFYPPLVMVLIFLSTIFFTTFFSFYIALLLFAGLLVTGFLIPAWFAWKERRIQRNVRGQRGLLATEAAELLFGFKELKMSQKLKDRETELAEASEAYINGQEKETGQRQYSEAVNTAAGLWFTWAVLALGAYFASIGEFNGLFLAMLVMISLTVFENSAPMAAFPSHFEGSRVAAGRLEAVLDDSERVPDPEKGRELPNSPYSIECKDATYTYPEEQRPALNGLTVSIPAGSKTAVVGPSGSGKSTLMQLILKSHFPEKGEIRISGMSSHDLQQEEIWDRTNVVLQDNHFFFGTVEENLRLAKEQANHEEMKAALGDAGLSHLRLEDAVQEKGSNLSGGEKQRLAMARAFLKGAPVWLLDEPASSLDAVTEQQMFEKLFERAEEDTLVLISHRLKGLEKMDQIIVVSNGTVIESGSYEELMASQGYFHRMKKIEQDVMM; encoded by the coding sequence ATGAAGGACGTCGCTATTGTCGTAAAGCTGATCGGAACGGAGCGTAAAGGAATTCTGCTTTCCTTACTCTTTGGATTTCTGGCTGGTGTGGCTGCGGTCGCACTATTTGCAGCAAGCGGTTTTCTTGTTTCGAAAGCGGCTCTCGTTCCCCCGCTCTACACACTCACGCTCACGATTGCTTTTTTGAAGTTCATAAGTATCGGACGGGCCGGAAGCAGGTATGCGGAACGATACTATTCCCACCAGGCCACATTTAACATGCTCAGCCGTCTGAGAGTTCATTTTTTCAGAAAGCTTGAACCGCTTGCGCCAGGCATTTTTCAGCGCTACCGGTCAGGCGATCTTCTATCAAGGATCGTCGGAGACGTTGAGCATCTGCAGTTTTTCTTTCTCCGGGTGTTCTATCCGCCGCTCGTAATGGTGCTTATCTTTTTAAGCACGATTTTCTTTACAACTTTCTTCTCATTTTATATTGCCCTGCTGCTGTTTGCCGGCCTGCTTGTGACTGGATTTCTGATTCCTGCCTGGTTCGCCTGGAAGGAAAGGCGGATCCAGAGAAATGTCCGCGGACAGCGGGGGTTACTTGCTACAGAAGCAGCAGAACTGCTTTTCGGGTTTAAAGAACTGAAGATGAGCCAGAAGCTGAAGGATCGTGAAACAGAACTTGCAGAAGCTTCAGAGGCCTACATCAACGGCCAGGAAAAAGAAACAGGGCAGCGCCAGTACAGTGAAGCAGTGAATACCGCTGCGGGTCTTTGGTTTACGTGGGCTGTTCTGGCCCTGGGTGCCTACTTTGCCTCAATTGGTGAATTCAATGGGCTGTTTCTCGCCATGCTCGTCATGATTTCTCTTACCGTCTTTGAAAATTCGGCCCCTATGGCTGCTTTCCCTTCTCATTTTGAAGGCAGCCGTGTGGCGGCCGGGCGCCTGGAAGCGGTGCTGGATGATTCAGAGCGTGTGCCGGATCCTGAAAAGGGCCGGGAATTGCCAAACAGCCCTTATTCGATTGAGTGTAAGGACGCGACCTATACGTATCCGGAAGAACAAAGACCGGCTCTTAACGGTCTGACCGTTTCAATCCCTGCCGGCAGCAAAACCGCAGTCGTCGGGCCGAGCGGCTCTGGAAAATCCACACTCATGCAGCTAATTCTGAAATCACACTTTCCTGAAAAAGGAGAGATCCGGATTTCCGGAATGAGCAGTCATGATCTTCAGCAGGAAGAAATATGGGACAGAACAAATGTGGTTCTGCAGGACAATCACTTCTTTTTCGGCACAGTTGAGGAAAATCTCCGCCTCGCCAAAGAACAGGCGAACCATGAGGAGATGAAAGCTGCTCTGGGAGATGCAGGCCTCTCTCATTTAAGACTGGAAGATGCTGTACAGGAGAAAGGTTCCAACCTGAGCGGCGGTGAAAAGCAGCGCTTAGCCATGGCGAGAGCGTTCCTTAAAGGGGCGCCGGTCTGGCTGCTGGACGAGCCGGCCTCTTCACTTGACGCCGTCACGGAACAGCAGATGTTTGAAAAGCTCTTTGAAAGAGCCGAGGAAGATACGCTTGTTTTGATCAGCCACAGGCTGAAAGGCCTTGAAAAAATGGATCAGATTATCGTTGTAAGTAACGGGACAGTAATCGAGTCAGGCTCGTACGAGGAATTAATGGCTTCACAAGGATATTTTCACCGTATGAAAAAAATTGAGCAGGATGTGATGATGTAA
- a CDS encoding NAD-dependent epimerase/dehydratase family protein: MTILVTGCAGFIGAHLVKRLTTAGHTVTGIDNINDYYDPALKQARLKWITHPAFTFKKMNLEDKQTMGELFKQLKPRIVINMAAQAGVRYSLEAPHTYIQSNIDGFTTLLECCRNNKPEHLIFASTSSVYGANKQVPFSTDDRTDNPISLYAATKKANELLAWTYSHLYGIPSTGLRFFTVYGPWGRPDMALFTFTKRILNNEPIDVYNYGNMKRDFTYVDDLVESIFRLIPLPPAREVQGTSDESPPFSLYNIGNNSPVNLLEMITILEKKLGKKAARRSLPLQPGDMVETYADVTPLLKRTGFKPSVSLEEGVSHFVDWYRAFYSI; encoded by the coding sequence ATGACCATTCTGGTTACCGGGTGCGCCGGTTTTATTGGTGCTCACCTGGTTAAGCGTCTTACCACAGCCGGTCACACTGTGACTGGCATCGATAACATAAATGATTACTATGATCCCGCTCTAAAGCAGGCACGGCTTAAATGGATTACCCACCCCGCTTTTACCTTCAAAAAAATGAATCTGGAAGATAAACAGACAATGGGTGAATTATTTAAACAGCTTAAACCCCGCATTGTCATTAACATGGCAGCACAGGCGGGAGTGCGCTACAGCCTGGAGGCGCCGCACACCTATATCCAGTCAAATATCGACGGGTTTACTACGTTACTGGAGTGCTGCCGGAACAATAAACCGGAACACCTTATTTTCGCTTCTACGAGTTCTGTCTACGGGGCAAACAAGCAGGTCCCATTTTCAACGGATGACCGGACCGACAACCCGATCAGCCTGTATGCTGCTACCAAAAAAGCGAATGAACTTCTAGCATGGACCTACAGCCACCTGTATGGGATCCCATCAACCGGTTTACGGTTCTTTACAGTTTACGGTCCGTGGGGCCGTCCTGACATGGCCCTGTTCACCTTTACGAAGCGGATCCTGAATAACGAGCCGATTGATGTCTATAATTACGGCAACATGAAACGTGATTTTACGTATGTAGACGATCTTGTTGAAAGCATTTTCCGCCTCATTCCGCTTCCGCCGGCGAGGGAGGTCCAGGGAACTTCTGATGAGTCACCACCATTTTCGCTGTATAATATTGGTAACAACTCTCCCGTTAATCTGTTGGAGATGATCACAATCCTGGAAAAGAAACTGGGAAAAAAAGCGGCCAGGCGGTCTCTTCCTCTTCAGCCTGGTGACATGGTTGAAACCTATGCCGATGTAACTCCGCTGCTGAAGAGAACCGGCTTCAAGCCTTCTGTTTCACTTGAGGAGGGGGTCAGTCATTTCGTTGACTGGTACCGGGCCTTTTACAGTATATAA